Proteins encoded within one genomic window of Comamonas endophytica:
- a CDS encoding trans-sulfuration enzyme family protein: MDQRIDDFRSLSPAVQRASTVLFDSIADFTTRKERVFDGYTYGVTGTPTTRALEERIARLEGARFCVTAPSGQAALCQIGLALLTAGDHVLISDSAYGPLRTFAKDYLQRFGVVCETYDPAAGAELAQCLRPETRLIFMESPGSLTMEMQDIPAIVQLAKAAGVLTVLDNSWASPLGFQGVPAGVDIVVEAASKWFGGHSDLLLGAIATDSRALYEKLRTAQSVLGQAVSPDDCFLALRGLDTFALRYAHQCASALVVAQRLAQHASVDGVLFPPLPGDRGHARWAASFQGGGCVLSFIPKLQSSEQVHRFFDALEVFQIGASWGGVHSLAAYYPAAEQAKRGHCEFKQGIVRLAIGVEPVEQLARDLEQALRRAAEPS; this comes from the coding sequence GTGGACCAAAGAATTGATGATTTCCGTAGCCTGTCGCCCGCCGTGCAGCGTGCGTCGACGGTGCTGTTCGACAGCATTGCCGACTTCACGACACGCAAGGAACGCGTGTTCGATGGCTATACCTACGGCGTGACCGGCACGCCGACGACCCGGGCACTGGAAGAGCGCATCGCGCGCCTCGAGGGCGCGCGTTTTTGCGTGACGGCGCCTTCGGGCCAGGCCGCGCTGTGCCAGATCGGCCTGGCGCTGCTGACGGCGGGCGACCATGTGCTGATTTCCGACTCCGCCTACGGTCCGCTGCGGACCTTTGCCAAGGACTACCTGCAGCGCTTCGGCGTGGTCTGCGAGACCTATGACCCGGCGGCGGGCGCCGAGCTGGCGCAGTGCCTGCGGCCCGAGACCCGGCTGATCTTCATGGAGTCACCGGGCTCGCTGACGATGGAGATGCAGGACATTCCGGCCATCGTGCAGCTTGCGAAGGCGGCGGGCGTGCTCACGGTGCTCGACAACAGCTGGGCCTCGCCGCTGGGCTTCCAGGGCGTGCCGGCCGGTGTGGACATCGTGGTGGAGGCCGCCTCCAAATGGTTTGGCGGGCACTCCGACCTGCTGCTGGGCGCCATTGCCACGGACAGCCGCGCGCTGTACGAGAAGCTGCGCACCGCGCAAAGCGTGCTGGGCCAGGCGGTGAGCCCGGACGACTGCTTCCTGGCGCTGCGCGGCCTGGACACCTTCGCGCTGCGCTACGCGCACCAGTGCGCCTCGGCCCTGGTGGTCGCCCAGCGGCTGGCGCAGCATGCGTCGGTGGACGGCGTGCTATTCCCGCCGCTTCCCGGCGACCGCGGCCACGCGCGCTGGGCAGCGTCGTTCCAGGGCGGCGGCTGCGTGCTGTCGTTCATCCCGAAGCTGCAGTCCAGCGAGCAGGTCCATCGCTTCTTCGATGCGCTCGAGGTGTTCCAGATCGGCGCCAGCTGGGGCGGCGTGCATAGCCTGGCGGCGTACTATCCGGCGGCCGAGCAGGCCAAACGAGGCCACTGCGAGTTCAAGCAGGGCATCGTGCGCCTGGCCATTGGCGTGGAGCCGGTGGAGCAGCTGGCCCGGGACCTGGAGCAGGCACTGCGCAGGGCGGCCGAGCCTTCCTGA
- a CDS encoding TonB-dependent receptor, which yields MAFLPSSFSPSTLSRPVAPLSAIALGVTTLAVTLAGAAHAQGSASDAPTATMSTVEVREITGPATRAPGERAALALQPKALPATVQQLNQDDIASTNVGRDISNVFRRVPGVLANSIDQGDTGNGFRMRGFATQGTHGADTAVHVDGVPQNIPSSQGGAGHGPVFLEWLNADLIDRIDVIKGPISALYGDQNRAGAVEIRTRNGGSATPSSISVGAERYGLRRTSLVLSNSFAEVDSLFVADVYRNDGYRRDARTDRDSFSWKLSTARAGSLYSLRLTRYVSDYAGGGYLLLPQIEAGLDPRSSQAGNPGFGNARRTSLVFNRAPAEGEQGWHATAYAETFNRSRGITANATQHTVGVDDRNILGARVLNHASFGNAALSLGAELRQDRGEAYRRIYANRLPSANYVNAQDLDLLTYGVFAQGQWKATEAVKLSAGARYDRFDYDIGNLKLPAASTSYRKGVFTPKLGASWSLMPQLELFANVAEGMRSPSAEQISSSGATGPLGASGGVISRVAPSKVRSYDLGFTSAPAQGWTVSGAAYYILNSDEIVGQADGSFKSVGDTTRKGFELETRWRATPSTSVYASVGRILEAKANNPAANAGAKLSIPGTQFKAGAQHRLRLGAGQLTLNADAYLISDIPYYVGTPTTQERSMPLYTRYDLRGTYDWGQTQLSLYATFQPQRHGTEIAYGSATGLMVSPVPRTSFGATLRYFF from the coding sequence ATGGCCTTCCTGCCCTCCTCCTTCAGCCCATCCACCCTCAGCCGCCCCGTGGCGCCGCTCAGCGCCATTGCGCTGGGCGTCACCACGCTGGCGGTGACGCTGGCCGGCGCGGCGCACGCCCAAGGCAGTGCCTCCGACGCACCCACCGCCACCATGTCCACGGTCGAGGTGCGCGAGATCACCGGCCCGGCCACCCGCGCGCCGGGCGAACGCGCTGCGCTCGCGCTGCAGCCCAAGGCGCTGCCGGCCACCGTGCAGCAGCTCAACCAGGACGACATCGCCAGCACCAACGTGGGCCGCGATATCTCCAATGTGTTTCGCCGGGTGCCGGGCGTGCTGGCCAACAGCATCGACCAGGGCGACACGGGCAACGGCTTTCGCATGCGCGGCTTCGCGACCCAGGGCACGCATGGCGCCGACACCGCGGTCCATGTCGATGGCGTGCCGCAGAACATTCCCTCCAGCCAGGGCGGCGCCGGCCACGGCCCGGTGTTCCTGGAATGGCTCAACGCCGATCTGATCGACCGCATCGACGTGATCAAGGGGCCGATCTCGGCGCTGTATGGCGACCAGAACCGCGCCGGCGCCGTCGAGATCCGTACCCGGAACGGCGGCAGCGCCACGCCATCGAGCATCAGCGTGGGCGCCGAGCGCTATGGCCTGCGCCGCACCTCGCTGGTGCTGTCCAACAGCTTCGCGGAAGTCGATTCGCTGTTCGTTGCCGATGTCTACCGCAACGATGGCTACCGCCGCGACGCCCGCACCGACCGCGACAGCTTCTCCTGGAAGCTGTCCACCGCGCGCGCCGGCAGCCTGTACAGCCTGCGGCTGACCCGCTACGTCTCCGACTATGCGGGTGGCGGTTACCTGCTGCTGCCGCAGATCGAGGCCGGGCTGGACCCGCGCTCGAGCCAGGCGGGCAACCCCGGCTTCGGCAACGCGCGCCGCACCAGCCTGGTGTTCAACCGCGCGCCGGCCGAGGGCGAGCAGGGCTGGCACGCCACGGCCTATGCGGAGACTTTCAACCGCAGCCGCGGCATCACGGCCAACGCCACGCAGCACACGGTGGGCGTGGACGACCGCAATATCCTCGGCGCGCGGGTGCTGAACCACGCCAGCTTCGGCAATGCGGCGCTGTCGCTGGGCGCGGAGCTGCGCCAGGACCGCGGCGAGGCCTACCGACGGATCTACGCGAACCGCCTGCCTTCGGCCAACTATGTGAATGCGCAGGATCTGGACCTGCTGACCTATGGCGTGTTTGCCCAGGGCCAGTGGAAGGCCACCGAGGCCGTCAAGCTCAGCGCCGGCGCGCGCTATGACCGCTTCGACTACGACATCGGGAACCTGAAGCTTCCCGCGGCCAGCACCTCCTACCGCAAGGGCGTCTTCACGCCCAAGCTCGGGGCTTCGTGGAGCCTCATGCCGCAGCTGGAGCTGTTCGCCAATGTCGCCGAAGGCATGCGCTCGCCTTCCGCCGAGCAGATCAGCAGCAGCGGCGCGACCGGCCCGCTGGGCGCCTCCGGCGGCGTCATCAGCCGGGTGGCGCCGAGCAAGGTGCGCTCCTATGACCTGGGCTTCACCTCCGCGCCGGCCCAGGGCTGGACGGTGTCGGGCGCGGCCTACTACATCCTGAACTCGGACGAGATCGTCGGCCAGGCGGATGGCTCCTTCAAATCCGTGGGCGACACCACGCGCAAGGGCTTCGAGCTCGAGACGCGCTGGCGCGCCACGCCATCGACCAGCGTCTATGCCAGCGTGGGCCGGATCCTCGAGGCCAAGGCCAACAATCCCGCGGCCAACGCCGGCGCCAAGCTGTCCATTCCCGGGACGCAGTTCAAGGCCGGGGCCCAGCACCGGCTGCGCCTGGGCGCGGGGCAGCTGACGCTCAACGCCGATGCCTATCTGATCTCGGACATCCCCTACTACGTGGGCACGCCGACCACCCAGGAGCGCAGCATGCCGCTGTACACGCGCTACGACCTGCGCGGCACCTATGACTGGGGGCAGACGCAGCTGTCGCTGTACGCCACCTTCCAGCCGCAGCGCCACGGCACCGAGATCGCCTATGGCAGCGCCACGGGCCTGATGGTCTCGCCCGTGCCCCGCACCAGCTTCGGTGCCACGCTGCGGTATTTCTTCTGA
- a CDS encoding bifunctional 2',3'-cyclic-nucleotide 2'-phosphodiesterase/3'-nucleotidase — MSHDVPASRGQHRCLPPLLALPVTLALIACGGSDGNAPAPAPEPAAQNATAQLALLETTDLHYYARSYNYYSDKEDKTVGLERTARLIHKARADFPNNLLVDNGDTVQGTVLGTYEAQVAPLPATQQLSMYKAMATLKYDAGVLGNHEFNFGLPYLSQILGGGLDVEGVDPKIGSKDKGPGFPIVTANVTSLKSGKPLVDPYVILERKLAATQADGKAVTLPIRIGVIGITTPGILNWDKDKLEGKISTQDGRDTAARYVPEVRAKGADLVFVLLHGGMDASGYFANMDNPGYYITKEVPGIDGIVMGHEHNIFPDRGASPAYKFEGADNVRGTVNGVPAVMASSWGKGLGVINYALQWDAAARKWSVDTARTEVQVRMTESKDAAGKSVYVDSDPAVVAAVQELHDKTRSYVASPIGTSDFRLSSMFADVGNVGALQIVNQAQQEYVARYVQASLPQYAGLPVLSVTAPFKTGFSGSGDFTDVAAGTMTVSAAADLYLYDNNTIHAVKVTGAQIKLWLENAANRFNQIDPNKAEDQWLINDSKTGVQPGSSFPGYNFDVFTSRDISYEIDVTQAKYNVNDPSKGGERIKNLRYKGLPMDNAQQFIVATNNYRANSSAPFILGTGKAFDIVWASPDANREVVLNYVKAQKNITRAANGSTSSWRFARVATAGKVLFKSGKNELALARAAGLAHVSLDREDDTGVNGGNGSYSIYRIALDQ, encoded by the coding sequence ATGTCCCATGACGTACCCGCTTCGCGCGGCCAGCACCGCTGCTTGCCGCCCCTGTTGGCGCTGCCTGTCACCCTCGCACTGATAGCCTGCGGCGGCAGCGATGGCAACGCCCCTGCGCCTGCCCCGGAACCCGCCGCGCAAAATGCCACGGCCCAGCTGGCGCTGCTGGAGACCACCGACCTGCACTACTACGCGCGCAGCTACAACTATTACTCCGACAAGGAAGACAAGACCGTCGGCCTGGAGCGCACCGCCAGGCTGATCCACAAGGCGCGCGCCGACTTCCCCAACAACCTGCTGGTGGACAACGGCGACACCGTCCAGGGCACGGTGCTGGGCACCTACGAGGCGCAGGTCGCACCGCTGCCGGCCACGCAGCAGCTGTCGATGTACAAGGCCATGGCGACGCTGAAGTACGACGCCGGCGTCCTGGGCAACCACGAGTTCAATTTCGGCCTGCCCTATCTCAGCCAGATCCTGGGCGGCGGACTCGATGTCGAGGGCGTGGACCCGAAGATCGGCTCCAAGGACAAAGGACCGGGTTTCCCCATCGTCACGGCCAACGTCACCAGCCTCAAGAGCGGCAAGCCGCTGGTCGACCCCTATGTCATCCTGGAGCGCAAGCTCGCCGCCACCCAGGCCGACGGCAAGGCCGTGACGCTGCCGATCAGGATCGGCGTGATCGGCATCACCACGCCCGGCATCCTGAACTGGGACAAGGACAAGCTCGAAGGAAAAATCAGCACGCAGGACGGCCGCGACACCGCCGCCAGGTACGTACCCGAAGTGCGTGCCAAGGGCGCCGACCTGGTCTTCGTGCTGCTGCACGGCGGCATGGACGCCAGCGGCTACTTCGCCAATATGGATAACCCCGGCTACTACATCACCAAGGAAGTGCCGGGCATCGACGGCATCGTGATGGGCCACGAGCACAACATCTTCCCCGACCGCGGCGCCAGCCCAGCCTACAAATTCGAGGGTGCAGACAATGTCCGGGGCACCGTCAACGGCGTGCCGGCCGTCATGGCCAGCTCCTGGGGCAAGGGCCTGGGCGTCATCAATTACGCGCTCCAATGGGACGCCGCAGCCAGGAAGTGGTCGGTGGACACCGCCAGGACCGAGGTACAGGTGCGCATGACCGAGTCCAAGGACGCGGCCGGCAAGAGCGTGTATGTGGACTCCGACCCGGCCGTGGTGGCGGCCGTGCAGGAACTGCACGACAAGACCCGCAGCTATGTCGCCTCGCCCATCGGCACCAGCGACTTCCGCCTGAGCTCGATGTTCGCCGACGTGGGCAACGTGGGCGCGCTGCAGATCGTCAACCAGGCGCAGCAGGAATACGTGGCCCGCTATGTGCAGGCCAGCCTGCCCCAGTACGCCGGCCTGCCGGTGCTTTCCGTCACGGCGCCCTTCAAGACCGGCTTTTCCGGCAGCGGCGACTTCACCGACGTGGCGGCCGGCACCATGACCGTCTCGGCGGCGGCCGACCTGTACCTGTACGACAACAACACCATCCATGCGGTGAAGGTCACGGGCGCGCAGATCAAGCTGTGGCTGGAGAACGCGGCCAACCGCTTCAACCAGATCGACCCGAACAAGGCCGAGGACCAGTGGCTGATCAACGACAGCAAGACCGGCGTGCAGCCCGGCTCGTCCTTCCCCGGCTACAACTTCGACGTGTTCACCAGCCGGGACATCAGCTACGAGATCGACGTGACCCAGGCGAAGTACAACGTCAACGATCCGTCCAAGGGCGGCGAGCGCATCAAAAACCTGCGCTACAAGGGGCTGCCCATGGACAACGCGCAGCAGTTCATCGTTGCCACCAACAACTACCGCGCCAACAGCAGCGCCCCGTTCATCCTGGGCACGGGCAAGGCCTTCGACATCGTCTGGGCCTCGCCCGACGCCAACCGCGAGGTGGTGCTGAACTACGTCAAGGCGCAGAAGAACATCACGCGCGCGGCCAATGGTTCGACCAGCAGCTGGCGCTTCGCCCGGGTGGCGACGGCGGGCAAGGTGCTGTTCAAGTCCGGCAAGAACGAGCTGGCCTTGGCCCGGGCTGCAGGCCTGGCCCACGTCAGCCTGGACCGGGAAGACGACACCGGCGTCAACGGCGGCAACGGCAGCTACAGCATCTACCGCATTGCTCTGGACCAGTGA
- a CDS encoding DUF3526 domain-containing protein encodes MMLPRLIHWQAEGLRLRRQPVAWAALGVLFVVLFISATLAGLDARAWRASAAQDNAMREQKLQQAMAQFQKNPVPGPANATATYQLGRGELGSTRMPVEAGLGLGIQRLDALPARLKASLDSRHVDARDPGPLRNPLLEDTGLPGLPAMVALLAPLVALLLCAGLVQEEREQGRLGLLRVQSIHGIAPVVIAALGWRLICLWLVLAVSTLPALALDPGSSPQVWLQWIAALAAFCAVWVALGGLLGVLPVSGASSMLLALGLWLALTFAVPAALVLAAERAAPMPSRLQSIIAIREAQHGSEDNEQALAEAWYDEHPEIKPQLPAVWPASFVTRVLDQDLALEPLLGEFSESRIRQAAIVSGGSWLSPGLALVLFGERLAGTDVPSHARYLQQVEAFEQRWRGFLVPHVMSREGLRAEELKELPRFAAR; translated from the coding sequence ATGATGCTTCCCCGACTGATCCACTGGCAGGCCGAGGGCCTGCGGCTGCGCCGCCAGCCGGTTGCCTGGGCGGCGCTGGGCGTGTTGTTTGTGGTGCTGTTTATCTCCGCCACCCTGGCGGGCCTGGATGCGCGCGCCTGGCGCGCGTCTGCAGCGCAAGACAACGCCATGCGCGAGCAGAAACTGCAGCAGGCCATGGCGCAGTTCCAGAAGAACCCGGTGCCGGGGCCGGCCAACGCCACCGCAACCTACCAGCTGGGCCGCGGCGAACTGGGCAGCACGCGCATGCCGGTCGAGGCCGGGCTGGGCCTGGGCATACAGCGCCTGGATGCCCTGCCCGCGCGCCTGAAGGCTTCGCTCGACAGCCGGCATGTGGACGCACGCGACCCGGGGCCGCTGCGCAATCCGCTGCTCGAGGACACCGGCCTGCCCGGGCTGCCGGCCATGGTGGCGCTTCTCGCACCGCTGGTCGCGCTGCTGCTGTGCGCAGGGCTGGTGCAGGAGGAACGCGAACAGGGACGCCTGGGTCTGCTGCGCGTACAGTCCATTCACGGCATCGCACCTGTCGTGATCGCCGCCCTGGGCTGGCGCCTGATCTGCCTGTGGCTTGTGCTTGCGGTCTCGACCCTGCCCGCGCTCGCCCTGGACCCGGGTTCGAGCCCTCAGGTCTGGCTACAGTGGATCGCCGCGCTGGCGGCGTTCTGCGCCGTGTGGGTGGCGCTGGGCGGGCTGCTCGGCGTTCTGCCCGTCAGCGGCGCCAGCAGCATGCTGCTGGCGCTCGGGCTCTGGCTGGCGCTGACCTTCGCGGTCCCGGCGGCCCTGGTGCTGGCCGCCGAGCGCGCGGCGCCCATGCCCTCGCGCCTGCAATCCATCATTGCCATCCGCGAAGCGCAGCACGGCAGCGAAGACAACGAGCAGGCGCTGGCCGAGGCCTGGTACGACGAGCATCCAGAGATCAAGCCGCAGCTGCCCGCCGTCTGGCCTGCCAGCTTCGTCACGCGCGTTCTCGATCAGGACCTGGCGCTGGAGCCGCTGCTGGGGGAGTTCAGCGAGAGCCGCATTCGGCAGGCAGCCATCGTGTCCGGCGGGTCATGGCTCTCGCCGGGCCTGGCCCTGGTGCTTTTCGGCGAGCGGCTGGCCGGCACCGATGTGCCCAGCCATGCGCGCTATCTGCAGCAGGTGGAGGCCTTCGAGCAGCGCTGGCGCGGCTTCCTGGTGCCGCATGTCATGAGCCGCGAGGGGTTGCGGGCCGAGGAGCTGAAGGAACTGCCGCGCTTCGCGGCCCGGTAG
- a CDS encoding cupin domain-containing protein, with protein sequence MTASSENGTLFSHVKEGDTPWRSDGLRDFFLYRDLGVADATHGRVIAHLVKANKPPEEGTGWHRHVADFQIVLMTKGWAKFMYEDQETLVKAGDCVHQRPGIRHYLFDYSPDMEYLEIVSPAMFGTVDTDAPCEVPTPAAWPPQAIAAAQAQQDAQENPQAA encoded by the coding sequence ATGACTGCCAGCAGCGAAAACGGGACTCTTTTCTCCCACGTCAAAGAGGGCGACACGCCCTGGCGCTCCGACGGCTTGAGGGATTTCTTCCTCTACCGCGACCTCGGAGTGGCCGATGCCACCCATGGCCGGGTGATCGCGCATCTGGTCAAGGCCAACAAGCCGCCGGAGGAGGGCACCGGCTGGCACCGGCATGTCGCCGATTTCCAGATCGTGCTCATGACCAAGGGCTGGGCGAAATTCATGTACGAGGACCAGGAGACGCTGGTGAAGGCCGGCGACTGCGTGCACCAGCGCCCCGGCATCCGCCACTACCTGTTCGACTACTCGCCGGATATGGAGTATCTGGAGATCGTCAGCCCGGCGATGTTCGGCACGGTGGATACCGATGCTCCCTGCGAAGTGCCCACGCCGGCAGCCTGGCCGCCGCAAGCCATTGCTGCGGCGCAAGCGCAGCAGGACGCGCAGGAAAATCCCCAGGCCGCGTAG
- a CDS encoding DUF3526 domain-containing protein produces MIAAIASKELRALLRDGRLWGLGLVLALLLVAVLASAAHQHRTAEQQRIGVESAARQQWDHQGERNPHRAAHFGMYAFKPQSALASVEPGIDAQTGQALWLEPHRRNMALFAPAADAAPSIGLGDFHPAFVLLALVPLLIAVLGHGSVTHEREQGTLRMLQACGMRGSALVLGKWLGLCAGLALVLAPALLASGWVLSARQALPEALLLVLALLMYYAVWAAVTVLVSSQCRSSRAALLVLLALWVGWVFIVPRLAASAVESAAPLPTGEQFWSRIQRDIDQGLPGDGTAAERMQAFDRRLLAQAGAARLQDLPFGVNARRRLYRDAYATRVYALHFEQLWRAQLAQQQALRWATAVTPYASMRAIGSALAGTDLAHRRHFEEAAEQYRQHYTTLMDEWDMNATQGMTSFESRYAGNAQWQAMPEWRYTPPGTGFSLRSSQADWGLLAGWLVLALGAMGWSARRLNP; encoded by the coding sequence ATGATCGCGGCGATTGCTTCCAAGGAACTGCGCGCGCTGCTGCGCGACGGCCGGCTCTGGGGCCTGGGCCTGGTGCTGGCGCTGCTGCTGGTGGCGGTGCTGGCATCCGCCGCGCACCAGCACCGCACGGCCGAGCAGCAGCGCATCGGGGTGGAAAGCGCGGCGCGCCAGCAATGGGACCATCAGGGCGAGCGCAACCCGCACCGCGCGGCGCATTTCGGCATGTATGCGTTCAAGCCGCAATCGGCGCTGGCCAGCGTCGAGCCCGGCATCGATGCGCAGACCGGCCAGGCACTGTGGCTCGAGCCGCACCGGCGCAACATGGCGCTGTTCGCGCCCGCCGCCGATGCCGCCCCGTCGATCGGGCTGGGCGACTTCCACCCCGCCTTCGTGCTGCTGGCGCTGGTGCCGCTGCTGATCGCGGTGCTGGGCCATGGCAGCGTCACGCACGAGCGCGAGCAGGGCACGCTGCGCATGCTGCAGGCCTGCGGCATGCGCGGCAGCGCGCTGGTGCTGGGCAAGTGGCTGGGGCTGTGCGCGGGCCTGGCGCTGGTGCTGGCGCCCGCGCTGCTGGCCAGCGGCTGGGTCTTGTCCGCCCGGCAGGCGCTGCCCGAAGCCCTGCTGCTGGTGCTGGCGCTGCTCATGTATTACGCCGTCTGGGCCGCCGTCACCGTGCTGGTGTCATCGCAGTGCCGCAGTTCGCGCGCGGCGCTGCTGGTGCTGCTGGCGCTGTGGGTCGGCTGGGTCTTCATCGTTCCGCGCCTGGCGGCATCGGCCGTCGAGAGCGCCGCCCCGCTGCCCACGGGCGAGCAGTTCTGGTCGCGCATCCAGCGGGACATCGACCAGGGGCTGCCGGGGGACGGAACCGCCGCCGAGCGCATGCAGGCCTTCGACAGGCGGCTGCTGGCGCAGGCCGGCGCGGCGCGGCTGCAGGACCTGCCCTTTGGCGTCAATGCCAGGCGCCGCCTGTACCGCGATGCCTATGCCACCCGGGTCTATGCGCTGCATTTCGAGCAGCTGTGGCGAGCGCAGCTGGCCCAGCAGCAGGCGCTGCGCTGGGCCACGGCCGTGACGCCCTATGCCTCCATGCGCGCGATCGGCAGCGCGCTGGCCGGCACCGACCTGGCGCACCGCCGGCATTTCGAGGAAGCAGCCGAGCAATACCGCCAGCACTACACGACCCTGATGGATGAATGGGACATGAACGCCACGCAAGGCATGACTTCCTTTGAAAGCCGCTATGCCGGCAACGCCCAATGGCAGGCCATGCCCGAGTGGCGCTACACGCCACCAGGCACTGGATTTTCCCTGCGCAGCAGCCAGGCCGACTGGGGCCTGCTGGCCGGCTGGCTGGTGCTGGCGCTGGGCGCCATGGGGTGGAGCGCCAGGAGGCTGAACCCATGA
- a CDS encoding ABC transporter ATP-binding protein, producing the protein MSGAPVLQTRALSVRRGHRLTLDALDLAVPAGSVYALLGGNGAGKTTTLNALLGFVAAASGQALVDGIDASRDPQAARSRLAYLPENVALYPYLTGIENLRYFCQLSGIALGTGEAGALLSGSDLAQKSQGLRVAGYSKGMRQKVGLAIARARRACAMLLDEPTSGLDPAAANEFAQSVLEARRDGMAVLMVTHDLFNALEVADRIGILKEGKLVAEFDARDVAHEELQRVYLQHARGTLEAHPS; encoded by the coding sequence ATGAGCGGCGCTCCCGTTCTGCAAACGCGCGCCCTGAGCGTCCGCCGCGGCCACCGGCTGACGCTGGACGCGCTGGACCTGGCTGTCCCGGCCGGCAGCGTCTATGCGCTGCTGGGTGGCAACGGCGCCGGCAAGACCACGACGCTGAACGCGCTGCTGGGCTTCGTTGCGGCCGCGTCGGGCCAGGCGCTGGTCGACGGCATCGATGCCTCGCGCGACCCGCAGGCCGCGCGCTCGCGCCTGGCCTATCTGCCGGAAAACGTCGCGCTCTATCCCTATCTGACGGGCATCGAGAACCTGCGCTACTTCTGCCAGCTCTCGGGCATCGCGCTCGGCACCGGGGAAGCCGGTGCGCTGCTGAGCGGCTCGGACCTGGCGCAGAAGTCGCAGGGCCTGCGGGTGGCGGGCTACTCCAAGGGCATGCGCCAGAAGGTCGGGCTGGCCATTGCCCGGGCGCGGCGCGCCTGCGCCATGCTGCTGGACGAGCCCACCTCCGGGCTCGATCCGGCGGCGGCCAACGAGTTCGCCCAGAGTGTGCTCGAAGCCAGGCGTGACGGCATGGCGGTCCTGATGGTGACGCATGACCTGTTCAACGCGCTGGAGGTCGCCGACCGCATCGGCATCCTGAAGGAGGGCAAGCTGGTGGCCGAGTTCGATGCGCGCGATGTCGCGCATGAGGAACTGCAGCGCGTCTACCTGCAGCACGCGCGCGGCACGCTGGAGGCGCATCCATCATGA
- a CDS encoding Bug family tripartite tricarboxylate transporter substrate binding protein, protein MNDSFNRRSALIAMGGAALGALAPLGKAWADPAYPNRPIKLIVPWTAGGSTDVLARAVGQNLSDVLGKPVVVDNRPGASGRLGVDAMAKSPADGYTASVIELAHAIAPSVFQRVSYDIMNDTAGVTLLGDSPLVLFVSAQKYQQGQFQNFLADARKAPAPLTIATSGNGSISHLAAGLLAQESKAPLDLIPYKGSAPALTDVAAGIVTGHFCTLASASSLLGAGKIVPLMVTGSRRIAQLPNTPSASELRLTRMDFGQWWALVVPAKTPAPVIDTLHRATAKSLADQRVQSRISSLAINLRSKSPDETMAFVRAEAAKWARVVSDLGIKPE, encoded by the coding sequence ATGAACGACTCCTTCAATCGTCGAAGTGCCTTGATCGCAATGGGCGGCGCCGCCCTGGGCGCGCTGGCGCCCCTTGGCAAGGCGTGGGCCGATCCTGCCTACCCCAATCGCCCGATCAAGCTGATCGTTCCCTGGACCGCAGGCGGCAGCACCGACGTTCTTGCGCGGGCCGTGGGCCAGAACCTGAGCGATGTGCTGGGCAAGCCGGTGGTGGTCGACAACCGCCCCGGCGCTTCGGGCCGGCTGGGGGTCGATGCCATGGCCAAGTCGCCGGCCGATGGCTACACCGCCAGCGTGATCGAGCTGGCGCATGCCATCGCGCCCTCGGTGTTCCAGCGGGTGTCCTATGACATCATGAACGACACCGCCGGCGTGACGCTGCTGGGCGACTCCCCGCTGGTGCTGTTCGTGAGCGCGCAGAAATACCAGCAAGGGCAGTTCCAGAACTTCCTGGCCGATGCGCGCAAGGCCCCGGCTCCGCTGACCATTGCCACCAGCGGCAATGGCAGCATCAGCCATCTCGCGGCCGGCCTGCTGGCCCAGGAAAGCAAGGCGCCATTGGACCTGATCCCGTACAAGGGCTCGGCACCGGCGCTCACCGACGTCGCCGCCGGCATCGTCACCGGCCACTTCTGCACGCTGGCCAGCGCCAGCAGCCTGCTGGGCGCGGGAAAGATCGTTCCGCTGATGGTCACCGGCAGCCGGCGCATCGCGCAGCTGCCCAACACGCCCAGCGCCAGCGAGCTGCGCTTGACGCGCATGGACTTCGGGCAGTGGTGGGCACTGGTCGTGCCGGCCAAGACACCCGCACCCGTCATCGACACCCTCCATCGCGCCACCGCCAAGTCGCTGGCAGACCAGCGCGTGCAAAGCCGCATCTCCAGCCTGGCCATCAATCTCAGAAGCAAGTCGCCCGACGAGACCATGGCCTTCGTGCGCGCCGAGGCCGCCAAGTGGGCGCGGGTGGTGTCGGACCTGGGTATCAAGCCAGAATGA